CACTCATATTCAAGCTCTGATTTTGGTCACGACCTAgctaaaaaaatcaaacttaGACAAAAATTCAAACTTTACCAAGAAAAACAAACACCCAACACAATTGGATTAGATGAGTCTCTAATTTATCTCACTGCCGTCCGTCATGAGATTAATTAATCCTATTGAAATTCAAATATCATATTAAGTAAGTAAAACTCGACCAACAAATCATTCTACATAAACACTGCCCAGAAATTGAACTATTGACTAATGCTTAAGGATCCGATGAGTctttaaaaatattgaaaattgaACTATTGGCTAAGGATTAgatgagttttttttcttcttcttttttctctcttaGGAGATGGTAACGTGAGAACTGAAGAATTAAGCAATATATAAGAAAACAGAGAGAGACTTTATCTGTTTTGAAGTCGAaccataaattaaaacaatagaCAATATACTAGAATACAAAATCTGAAGTTTTATTGCTCTACACACATCATACAATCAAAGAatgaagaataaaataaaagaatcaCATTCAAGTATTATTAGAAGTACGAAttaaacaaagaaaaacaaaacaaaatgaaGAAAAGTCCAATACTCAGTTCCAGAAATCAACATCGCACTTGGTAACCGCAAAGAAAGTGAAGGTAGCATTAGAATCCAAGGGAACCTTGAGATCACATTTGACCTTGGGCTTGAGGTCGTTATTGAATATGAAATCCCCGAGCCTGAACCTGATCCTGAAGTGAAGCTTCACATAAATGTCATAAACATGAGCACTCTTATCTTTGCTTAACTCTGAAAGCTGATCACTGTCGAGCACCATCACATGCTGGCCTGAGAAAGTGGCGCTCATGGGGCTGCTGCTCTTCTTGTATTGACGGAATGAGTTCATGTGGGTGATGACTTTATCATCACTGGCGAACCTGGAATCCTCGTAGAATGctaaagcttccaccttgtcGTAGTAAATATTGAGTTTCTTGTTGGGGTTGCGGGCGGTGAAGTTGAGCACCATGTTGTAGCGGAGGGAGTTGTTGGTGTAGTTGAATTCGGTTAATTTGGCTTCATTGACATAGAATTTGAAGGGGCGGGGTTGAACTATGAGATAGAAGATGAGAATTACGAGGCCAACCAGGACGATGAGTGTTATGAGAATCTTCCAGAAGACGCCGAAGAGGCAGCAGAAGCAGCTTCTGCCACGATGGTGGCTGTGGCGTGGTTGCCCTGACGGCGGAATGGCGGGGCCGTAGTAGGCGCCGTTCAACGGCTGTTGGTCATTGGCCATGTCTGAAAATCTTGAGCACTACTGATGATCAATGAGTTGAACACAAGATTATATGTGAGTGTGATGTGATGCGGAGAAAATTAGTGAAGGTTGAGATGAAGAGAAGTTGTGATGAATTGTAATAGAGAGGActtgatttgatttggtttgaaGGTAGTGGTTCGTATATATAGAAGTAGAAGTATTGAAGGCAGccattaatatataatatataattggATATAGGAGTAGGACGCGGTTAAGAATGATCGAATAATTAAGTCTGCGCGTTTGGACATTTgcctaattaaattaaattacttGCCACTATAAGGGTATTGATGAATGCAGCTAGCTTCAATGTGTTGACCGATGCAAAGTTGATGTAGATTGTCGAACGAGTTTACTTTACGCTGCCACAACTCACAACCAGAAACCAGAAACAACCACGAACAAGGGAAACAAGAAAAATTCATACGGCTGTTGGAGTCAGCCTTGTCgccatttttaatttaatgtatcCACTAGCCCGCCCCCTGTACGGGAATAAgcattcattttttatatacACTTGAAGATCGATTTTAAGAAGAGGAATTCATTACCATTCTTTTAACATATTTATATTGAGTTTGTGGGTAATTTTTGTGTATTACTTATATCGGTAACTTAACATCATCTTAGTTCTTTCAAAAAAACTTAATGTTAGTGCACCAAAGAATTAGGAAAATGTTGTTCTACGCGACAAACAAGGCACGACCTTGTATGTCTTTATACTTTCAGGTTTCATTTTTTAgcatcatatttttttattatattatttaaaattttgatttgtcATGAATTTGATCATGTCGTATTGTGGGCTCAATAATCGTGTTTAATAGCAATGCTAAAagaattatttataaaaataaaaaatcatttatcTTGAACATCATTGGCTACTTAAAATGAGGAAAAATTACACACTTGAATTACATAGATAACCTAATTTATAGCAAATTATGCCGCTGTCATTTTGTGTTTCTTTTTAAACAACAAAAGCGTAATGACTCGTTTGGTACACCGTATTAGACGtgatagtataagtttattcAATACATTATGAGCTTATACATTGTTTGatgctcacattgtattgtataaacgcttatacatcaatcaccttccaataccaccactaccacattatacagtgtatgaccaaacgttgtataatattaaaattttatcagaccTTATCCTATCGGGCCTAATACAATctggtcttatactatcaggccttatactatacaacgtaccaaacgggccctaaatttattaaagattgAGCAGACTTGGGAACATCCCTCTCAAATGTGTATTATAGAGTTATGCTTGATTTCCATTAATTTATAAGTCCATAACTTGGGGGTTCTATCCCCCCTTGCTCGGCCCGGTAGTCAGccaatttatttttctcccGAATGATGCGGACCATCTCAATATATCCAATGTCGATCCTTTCTTAGATCGATGATCAATTTTGTTCAACTCATTTAGCATCTTTCAAGGGTGATTTTGCTTCTCATTAACCCATCCAACTGCGAGGGAGGAATCCATATCAATAATTACATTTCTTATAATAAATTGATTACAAAATATGCATGCATTTTCGAATAGCAGTCTCAGCCACAAATTCGCACAACAAGCTTGTCGATTAGCGTTAATAAAAAACAGACGCCTATAAAACTAACAGTAACAAGTCAAAAATAACTCTACATCTATTTTAACGCCGACTTAATGTCGGCGTTGCATGAATGTTAAAAGGGTCAAAGCTATGTATTAACATCGGGTTAGCCGACTCAAAGCTGACTCAACTCGCTGATAAGTGCAATTTTTACGTGTTTTTCATTATCATTATAGGCACTTATTTGACTAGTATGCTTGCATTGTTGATCATTTTATCCCCAAAGTAGCTTGCTTAGAAAATATTTAGTCTTAGcataaaaataatgtaaatattATGCTTTTAATATTTAATGTCTTAATTTTGATGTAGGAGTAAGATGATCACTTGAAGAAGGCTTGAATCTTGAGCAAGAAAATAAAGTGAGGAAAGTTGGCTCAAATTTAGCTTGAGCGGACTGGAAACAGAGCTGAAAAATAAGCAAAGGAAAGAGTTCGCTCAAAAGTTGGCTCAAGCCACCACTTTACAGTAGATTTTCAGCATAGTTCGCTTGAGCTAACTTGAGTTAGCTTGAGCGGACTGAAGGCGGTCTTAACTACTTCAGCATGAAGAAAGGTTCGCTCGAGCCAACTTAGCTTGGCTTGAGCCAACTAAGGTCGGCCAGAAATTCTATAAAAGGCCAGACCACGAAATCTCTTCCATATCTCTTCCATTTTTTCCTCCCTAAAACATTCATAGGAggctgggcttcatggaggaagGGTCCCTGGGTCTAGGATTGAAAGATTGAAGCTCCGGAGCGTGGCGGCGACCGCCGAAGGACCGTGACAACCTCTCGGAGGCgatggaaagcttgggaaagcttcCATCGCCGTAGATCCTTCGTCGTTCTTCtgggttt
This is a stretch of genomic DNA from Lotus japonicus ecotype B-129 chromosome 1, LjGifu_v1.2. It encodes these proteins:
- the LOC130730803 gene encoding NDR1/HIN1-like protein 10, with amino-acid sequence MANDQQPLNGAYYGPAIPPSGQPRHSHHRGRSCFCCLFGVFWKILITLIVLVGLVILIFYLIVQPRPFKFYVNEAKLTEFNYTNNSLRYNMVLNFTARNPNKKLNIYYDKVEALAFYEDSRFASDDKVITHMNSFRQYKKSSSPMSATFSGQHVMVLDSDQLSELSKDKSAHVYDIYVKLHFRIRFRLGDFIFNNDLKPKVKCDLKVPLDSNATFTFFAVTKCDVDFWN